Proteins from a single region of Salvelinus fontinalis isolate EN_2023a chromosome 15, ASM2944872v1, whole genome shotgun sequence:
- the lclat1 gene encoding lysocardiolipin acyltransferase 1: MAVSVRGLYFVVTLFLGSFFGSIFMLGPVLPLMLVSPSWYRWITDRIVATWLTLPVALLELVFGVKVVITGDGFIPGERSVIIMNHRTRLDWMFLWCCLLRYSYLRLEKICLKAALKVVPGFGWAMQVACFIFIKRRWEEDRSHMENMLEYFCDIREPLQLLLFPEGTDLTDYTRARSDDFAEKNGLPKFEYVLHPRTTGFTFIVDTLRKGDNLDAVHDITVAYPKNIPQTERHLILGQFPREIHFHVRRYEASALPTSPSALQAWTQERWAEKEVRLRDFYAAEPRGFDREGMCRVPPCKTELRVALIKAASLFYWSSFIALSFAGLWLWAPLRLYFLVMMCVYFGQQKLIGGLELLELACHRYWKSVTGDEKEKMVDGKKE; the protein is encoded by the exons ATGGCGGTGTCTGTGCGTGGGCTGTACTTTGTGGTGACCCTGTTTCTGGGCAGTTTCTTTGGCAGCATCTTCATGCTGGGTCCTGTGCTACCTCTAATGCTGGTGTCACCCTCCTGGTACCGCTGGATCACAGACCGTATTGTGGCCACCTGGCTCACCCTGCCCGTG GCCCTGCTGGAGCTGGTGTTTGGGGTGAAGGTGGTGATCACGGGTGATGGCTTCATCCCAGGGGAGCGCAGTGTGATCATCATGAACCACCGGACGCGTCTCGACTGGATGTTCCTGTGGTGTTGCCTGCTGAGGTACAGCTACCTGCGACTGGAGAAAATCTGCCTCAAGGCCGCCCTCAAAGTTGTGCCAGGCTTCG GCTGGGCCATGCAGGTGGCCTGCTTCATCTTCATCAAGCGTCGGTGGGAGGAGGACCGCAGCCACATGGAGAACATGCTAGAGTACTTCTGTGACATCAGAGAGCCCCTGCAGCTCCTCCTCTTCCCTGAGGGCACTGACCTCACCG acTACACTAGAGCAAGAAGTGATGACTTTGCGGAAAAGAACGGCCTGCCTAAGTTTGAGTATGTGCTGCACCCCCGCACCACTGGATTCACCTTCATCGTGGACACTCTCCGCAAAG GAGACAACCTGGATGCCGTCCATGACATCACCGTGGCCTACCCCAAGAACATCCCTCAGACGGAGCGCCACCTGATCCTGGGGCAGTTCCCCCGGGAGATCCACTTCCATGTGCGCCGCTACGAGGCCTCCGCCCTGCCCACATCCCCTTCCGCCCTGCAGGCCTGGACTCAGGAGCGCTGGGCAGAGAAGGAGGTACGCCTGAGGGACTTCTACGCCGCTGAGCCCCGGGGATTCGACAGGGAGGGCATGTGCCGCGTGCCCCCTTGTAAGACGGAGCTCCGCGTGGCTCTGATCAAGGCAGCATCTCTGTTCTACTGGAGCTCTTTCATAGCCTTGTCCTTCGCAGGCCTCTGGCTCTGGGCCCCACTCCGTCTGTACTTCTTAGTGATGATGTGCGTCTACTTCGGCCAGCAGAAGCTGATAGGAGGGCTAGAACTACTGGAGCTGGCCTGTCATCGCTACTGGAAGTCTGTGACTGGGGACGAGAAGGAAAAGATGGTGGACGGGAAGAAGGAGTGA